A window of Ipomoea triloba cultivar NCNSP0323 chromosome 2, ASM357664v1 contains these coding sequences:
- the LOC116010841 gene encoding uncharacterized protein LOC116010841: MTDLRAAVVHIGERERLDVVNNSDKKPFVEDEDSNPAAACPWALGTRQAGERNEKVVNLAQLQKSKFSIALSGEDIEADFTAITGAKPPRKPKNRPRAIQKEIDVIKSLNQNILIFTISHLNSNFLHTGFLQDIFPGSWLMEITLDKHKIPENPDH; the protein is encoded by the coding sequence ATGACTGATCTCCGGGCAGCTGTCGTGCACATTGGGGAAAGGGAAAGGCTGGACGTTGTCAACAATAGCGATAAGAAACCCTTTGTGGAGGACGAGGACTCCAACCCCGCTGCCGCCTGCCCGTGGGCTTTAGGTACTCGCCAAGCTGGCgaaagaaatgaaaaagtaGTGAACTTAGCGCAGCTGCAGAAGAGTAAGTTTTCAATTGCTCTCTCCGGAGAAGATATTGAAGCTGATTTCACTGCCATTACCGGTGCCAAACCACCCAGAAAACCCAAGAATAGGCCCAGAGCTATTCAGAAGGAGATTGATGTAATTAAAAGCCTTAATCAAAACATTCTAATCTTCACCATTTCTCACCTCAATTCCAATTTTCTCCATACTGGATTCTTGCAAGACATATTTCCAGGATCGTGGTTGATGGAGATCACTCTGGATAAACATAAAATTCCAGAAAATCCTGATCACTGA